A part of Leptospira congkakensis genomic DNA contains:
- a CDS encoding polyphosphate kinase, protein MILERHPTDQVPRYAASDLTDLQERFFLLQRESVNQKIAHIFLIEGFASTGKGSILQSLTIRLDPRKFKVYSPYVDQSEERGYPFLWNFWRVVPRYGELLFYLNTYYSRLAYLRSEKKINLAEYDQRLLSILGTERILSKDKVIVHKFFLHISKKDQKKRLEDSKKKKKEWELSHFDKDQGEHYNRYFEIFDSILSASRTIDSPWQIIYNSKKEETKLLVFEAIIERLERILQFDSQAALHSINHGTELIP, encoded by the coding sequence GTGATTTTAGAAAGACATCCAACAGACCAAGTTCCAAGGTATGCGGCCAGTGATCTAACGGACTTACAAGAACGATTTTTTCTTTTACAAAGAGAAAGTGTTAACCAAAAGATTGCTCATATTTTTCTTATAGAAGGGTTTGCATCAACCGGCAAAGGGTCCATTTTACAATCGTTAACCATCAGGCTCGATCCAAGAAAGTTTAAGGTCTATTCACCTTATGTAGACCAGTCAGAGGAGAGGGGTTACCCCTTTCTTTGGAATTTTTGGCGAGTGGTTCCTCGTTATGGTGAGTTACTATTTTATCTAAATACTTATTACAGTCGATTAGCCTACCTTCGCTCTGAAAAAAAGATAAACCTCGCCGAATATGACCAAAGGTTACTTTCTATCCTAGGTACAGAAAGAATTCTTTCCAAAGACAAAGTCATCGTTCATAAATTCTTTTTGCATATATCCAAAAAAGATCAGAAGAAACGCCTAGAAGATTCTAAAAAGAAAAAGAAAGAATGGGAACTTTCCCATTTTGACAAAGACCAAGGGGAACATTACAACCGATACTTTGAAATTTTTGATTCTATTTTGAGTGCATCCCGTACCATCGACTCACCTTGGCAGATCATCTATAATTCCAAAAAAGAAGAAACAAAACTTTTGGTTTTTGAAGCCATCATCGAACGTTTAGAAAGAATTTTACAGTTTGATTCGCAAGCCGCCCTCCACTCGATTAACCATGGAACGGAGCTTATCCCATGA
- a CDS encoding HIT family protein: MNCPICEAHKNESEIVFQNENWILRKADQNLNGYLYMEHKGHVESWFSLNLSEFENYGRAFHKATEILKSFHPEKMYIAAIAERVPHLHVHLIPRYENQEKGIDHIAKATGPGFPKPM, translated from the coding sequence ATGAACTGTCCTATCTGCGAAGCCCATAAAAATGAATCAGAAATTGTATTTCAAAACGAAAACTGGATCCTAAGAAAGGCAGACCAAAACCTAAATGGGTATTTGTACATGGAACACAAAGGGCATGTCGAATCTTGGTTTTCTCTCAATCTAAGTGAGTTTGAAAATTATGGACGAGCGTTTCACAAAGCGACTGAAATTTTAAAATCATTCCATCCAGAAAAAATGTACATTGCTGCGATTGCCGAGCGAGTTCCCCACTTACATGTACATTTGATCCCTAGGTATGAAAACCAAGAGAAAGGAATTGATCATATCGCAAAAGCCACAGGACCTGGTTTTCCAAAGCCAATGTAA
- a CDS encoding PAS domain S-box protein → MDTNVSPDYAQMVLDNSTDAIVLIGLDYSVLAFNQSLLDTLKAYSGRIIKNGEDYRSFVTDQDKEVFHILFQKAIHGETTLLERHSDHKDISLWFEYRMSPTYDHEKNLLGVCLRAKNIDTRKKMEIALVESEQKFRNLIESAPNAILIIDTFGKIVHCNLETENTFGFKKEELINQSVERLVPFRFRSGHDLLVGGYISNPIPMRIGKDQVTSAVKKDGTEILVEISLNGFEVNQTNYVSAIIVDITEKIQIETRIKEQLRELKEIARIQSHEIRRPLANILGLLELLESEISEEKTKEIHSYLRKSANDLDLLVCDIVKRTNIANIL, encoded by the coding sequence ATGGACACAAACGTATCCCCTGATTATGCACAAATGGTTTTGGATAATTCCACAGATGCCATTGTACTCATCGGTCTAGATTATTCCGTTTTAGCATTTAACCAAAGTTTACTAGACACACTCAAAGCCTATTCTGGAAGGATTATAAAAAATGGCGAGGACTACAGAAGTTTTGTCACAGACCAAGACAAAGAAGTTTTCCATATTTTATTCCAGAAAGCAATCCACGGAGAAACAACCCTACTAGAAAGGCATTCAGACCACAAAGATATTTCCCTTTGGTTTGAATACAGGATGAGTCCCACTTATGATCACGAAAAAAATCTTTTAGGTGTTTGCCTTCGTGCAAAAAATATTGATACAAGAAAAAAAATGGAAATTGCATTAGTCGAAAGTGAACAAAAATTCAGGAACCTAATCGAATCAGCACCTAACGCAATATTAATCATTGATACTTTTGGAAAAATAGTCCATTGCAATTTAGAAACAGAAAATACATTTGGATTTAAAAAAGAAGAACTCATCAATCAATCTGTAGAACGCCTAGTTCCCTTTCGTTTTCGATCGGGGCATGATTTATTAGTTGGAGGATACATATCCAATCCCATACCAATGCGTATTGGAAAAGACCAAGTTACATCGGCTGTCAAAAAAGATGGAACAGAAATCCTTGTGGAAATTAGTCTTAATGGATTTGAAGTCAATCAAACGAATTATGTTTCTGCAATCATCGTAGACATTACAGAAAAAATTCAAATCGAAACTAGAATCAAAGAACAACTTCGCGAGTTGAAAGAAATCGCAAGAATTCAATCTCACGAAATCAGAAGACCTCTTGCCAATATATTGGGGTTATTAGAACTCTTAGAATCCGAAATATCGGAAGAAAAAACCAAAGAAATTCATTCTTATTTGCGTAAGTCTGCCAATGATTTGGATTTACTAGTTTGCGATATTGTAAAACGAACTAATATCGCAAACATCCTTTAA